Proteins encoded by one window of Agarivorans sp. Alg241-V36:
- the nqrF gene encoding NADH:ubiquinone reductase (Na(+)-transporting) subunit F, with protein MEIILGVTMFTLLVLALVTIILFAKSKLVSSGDIQILINDDPAKAITTQAGSKLLGVLGNSGIFVSSACGGGGSCGQCHVHIHEGGGDILPTELDHISKRDAATGLRLACQVNVKQDMKISLPEEIFGVKKWDCEVISNDNKATFIKELKLQIPDGESVPFRAGGYIQIEAPAHHVKYSDFDVEEQYRGDWEHFGFFNLESKVDEETIRAYSMANYPEEEGIIMLNVRIATPPPNNMSLPCGKMSSYIFNLKAGDKVTISGPFGEFFAKDTEAEMVFIGGGAGMAPMRSHIFDLMKRLNTKRKVSFWYGARSRREIFYEEDFDMLAGENENFEWHVALSDPQPGDDWEGKTGFIHNVLFENYLRDHDAPEDCEYYMCGPPVMNAAVINMLKDLGVEDENILLDDFGG; from the coding sequence ATGGAAATTATTCTCGGCGTAACCATGTTTACCTTGCTCGTCTTGGCTTTAGTAACAATCATTTTGTTTGCTAAGTCTAAGCTGGTAAGTTCTGGTGACATTCAAATTTTAATTAATGATGATCCTGCCAAGGCGATTACTACTCAAGCGGGTAGCAAGTTGCTGGGTGTATTAGGTAATTCAGGTATCTTCGTATCTTCTGCTTGTGGTGGCGGCGGCTCATGTGGTCAATGTCACGTACACATTCATGAAGGTGGCGGCGATATTCTTCCTACTGAATTAGATCATATTAGCAAGCGTGACGCAGCAACAGGTTTGCGTTTAGCTTGTCAGGTAAATGTTAAGCAAGACATGAAGATTTCTTTACCAGAAGAAATTTTTGGTGTGAAAAAATGGGATTGTGAAGTTATTTCTAACGATAACAAAGCAACCTTTATTAAAGAGCTTAAACTACAAATTCCTGATGGTGAATCAGTTCCATTCCGCGCTGGTGGTTACATTCAAATTGAAGCCCCGGCTCACCACGTTAAGTACTCTGACTTTGATGTAGAAGAGCAATACCGTGGCGACTGGGAGCACTTTGGTTTCTTCAACTTAGAATCTAAAGTTGATGAAGAAACCATTCGTGCTTACTCAATGGCTAACTACCCAGAGGAAGAAGGCATCATTATGTTGAACGTGCGTATTGCTACGCCGCCGCCAAATAACATGAGCCTACCTTGCGGTAAGATGTCTTCATACATCTTTAACCTAAAAGCGGGTGACAAAGTTACTATCTCGGGTCCATTTGGTGAGTTCTTCGCGAAAGACACTGAAGCAGAAATGGTCTTCATCGGTGGTGGTGCTGGCATGGCGCCAATGCGTTCACACATCTTTGACCTGATGAAGCGTTTGAACACCAAGCGTAAAGTTAGCTTCTGGTACGGTGCGCGTTCACGCCGTGAAATCTTCTATGAAGAAGACTTCGATATGTTGGCCGGTGAGAACGAAAACTTTGAATGGCATGTTGCGCTATCTGATCCTCAACCAGGAGATGATTGGGAAGGTAAAACAGGCTTTATTCATAACGTTCTGTTTGAAAACTATTTACGTGACCACGATGCCCCAGAAGATTGTGAGTACTACATGTGTGGTCCTCCAGTGATGAATGCTGCCGTTATTAACATGCTTAAAGATTTAGGCGTGGAAGACGAAAACATCTTGCTTGATGACTTTGGTGGCTAA
- a CDS encoding Na(+)-translocating NADH-quinone reductase subunit C, whose translation MASNDSLAKTIKVVVGVSLVCSIVVSLAAVGLRGMQQQNAVEDKQKNILAVSGVALDGRNVAEVYSQVIEPRVIDIETGEFVAQDQIDPATFEQRKSAKDPATSIRLSSDEDIAGIVRRSNLASVYLVKDAQGEIERVILPVHGRGLWSTMYAFLAIQPDGNTVDAIVYYDQGETPGLGGEVANPLWQDKFIGKKLFDESGNTAISVIKGSAPADSLYEVDGLSGATLTSNGVDATFKFWLSDKGFGKFLAKLQQGGLNNG comes from the coding sequence ATGGCCAGTAATGATTCCTTAGCCAAAACCATTAAGGTTGTTGTTGGCGTAAGTTTAGTATGTTCAATTGTGGTATCTCTTGCGGCAGTTGGCCTACGTGGCATGCAACAACAGAATGCGGTTGAAGATAAGCAGAAAAACATTCTAGCAGTATCTGGCGTAGCGCTAGATGGCCGAAATGTAGCAGAAGTTTATTCGCAGGTTATTGAGCCGCGGGTAATTGATATCGAAACCGGTGAGTTTGTTGCTCAAGACCAAATTGACCCAGCGACTTTCGAACAACGTAAATCAGCGAAAGATCCTGCTACTAGTATTCGCTTATCTAGCGATGAAGATATTGCAGGCATTGTGCGTCGTTCTAACCTTGCTAGCGTGTATCTTGTTAAAGATGCTCAAGGTGAAATTGAACGGGTTATTTTGCCAGTACATGGTCGTGGTCTTTGGTCAACAATGTACGCTTTCTTGGCTATTCAGCCAGACGGCAATACCGTTGATGCGATTGTTTACTACGACCAAGGTGAAACGCCTGGTTTAGGTGGCGAAGTAGCTAATCCTTTGTGGCAAGACAAGTTCATCGGTAAGAAGCTGTTTGATGAAAGCGGCAATACTGCGATTTCTGTGATTAAGGGTAGTGCTCCGGCTGATTCACTTTACGAAGTGGATGGTTTATCGGGTGCAACACTTACCAGTAACGGTGTCGATGCTACTTTCAAGTTTTGGTTAAGTGATAAAGGCTTTGGTAAGTTCCTTGCCAAGTTGCAACAGGGAGGCCTAAACAATGGCTGA
- the nqrE gene encoding NADH:ubiquinone reductase (Na(+)-transporting) subunit E has product MEHYISLLVRSIFIENMALAFLLGMCTFLAVSKKVKTAFGLGVAVIVVLGISVPVNQLIYFNLLAPGALGWAGLPNADLSFLGFITFIGVIAALVQILEMVLDKYFPALYQALGIFLPLITVNCAIFGGVSFMVQREYNLGESLVYGIGSGIGWMLAIVALAGIREKMKYSDVPDGLRGLGITFITVGLMAMAFMSFSGVQL; this is encoded by the coding sequence GTGGAACATTATATTAGTTTGTTAGTTCGCTCTATTTTCATTGAAAATATGGCTTTAGCTTTCTTGCTAGGTATGTGTACCTTCCTAGCGGTTTCTAAGAAAGTTAAAACTGCATTTGGCTTGGGTGTAGCGGTTATTGTGGTATTGGGTATCTCAGTACCAGTAAACCAGCTTATCTACTTCAACTTATTAGCTCCTGGTGCGTTAGGCTGGGCAGGCTTGCCAAATGCTGATTTAAGCTTTTTGGGCTTCATTACCTTTATTGGTGTTATTGCTGCGTTAGTACAGATACTAGAAATGGTATTGGATAAATACTTCCCGGCTTTATACCAAGCGCTAGGTATTTTCTTACCCTTGATTACCGTTAACTGTGCCATCTTTGGTGGTGTGTCGTTTATGGTTCAGCGTGAGTACAACCTTGGCGAATCTTTGGTATACGGAATAGGTAGTGGTATTGGTTGGATGTTAGCCATTGTGGCGCTAGCCGGTATTCGTGAAAAGATGAAGTATTCAGACGTGCCAGACGGCTTACGTGGTTTAGGTATTACCTTTATCACTGTAGGTTTAATGGCAATGGCGTTTATGTCGTTCTCAGGCGTTCAGCTTTAA
- a CDS encoding NADH:ubiquinone reductase (Na(+)-transporting) subunit B, protein MSSMKDYIEKIEPQFLPGGKHEKWFALYEAIATFLYSPGLVTKKNTHVRDAIDLKRIMIFVWVALMPAMFFGMYNAGIQANEAIIAGAGTVPDDWHGALISMLGVPTGAEAGWIASMIYGAIFFLPIYLTAFAVGGFWEVLFASVRGHEVNEGFFVTSILFALTLPATMPLWQVALGITFGVVVAKEVFGGTGKNFLNPALAGRAFLFFAYPTAISGDAVWTAVDGYSGATALSVVAAEGMQGLVDQGISWSDAFFGFIQGSSGETSTFLLALGGLFLIFTRIASWRIVAGVLVGMVISSLLLNMVGSDSNMMFQLPPHWHLVLGGFALGMFFMATDPVSASFTNKGKWWYGGLIGVMVVLIRVVNPAFPEGMMLAILFANLFAPIFDYFVVQANIKRRLARDGQ, encoded by the coding sequence ATGAGCAGTATGAAAGATTATATTGAAAAGATTGAACCGCAATTCTTACCTGGCGGTAAGCATGAAAAGTGGTTCGCTTTGTACGAAGCTATCGCGACGTTTTTATACTCGCCAGGCTTGGTAACTAAGAAAAATACTCACGTACGTGATGCGATTGACTTAAAACGTATCATGATTTTTGTTTGGGTTGCGTTAATGCCAGCTATGTTCTTTGGCATGTACAACGCGGGTATCCAAGCTAACGAAGCAATTATTGCTGGCGCAGGAACTGTGCCTGACGATTGGCATGGCGCGCTGATTAGCATGCTAGGTGTTCCAACGGGCGCTGAAGCTGGCTGGATAGCGTCGATGATATATGGGGCAATTTTCTTTTTGCCTATTTATCTAACCGCTTTCGCCGTAGGTGGCTTTTGGGAAGTATTGTTTGCTTCTGTGCGTGGTCATGAAGTTAACGAAGGTTTCTTTGTTACCTCTATCTTATTTGCACTTACACTGCCTGCAACCATGCCGCTTTGGCAAGTAGCCTTAGGTATCACCTTTGGTGTTGTAGTGGCGAAAGAAGTATTTGGTGGTACTGGTAAAAACTTCTTAAACCCTGCTTTGGCTGGTCGTGCTTTCCTATTCTTTGCTTACCCAACTGCCATTTCTGGTGATGCGGTATGGACCGCGGTAGACGGTTACTCTGGCGCAACAGCGTTGAGCGTAGTTGCAGCAGAAGGCATGCAAGGTTTGGTTGACCAAGGTATCTCTTGGAGCGACGCATTCTTTGGCTTTATTCAAGGTTCAAGTGGCGAAACCTCAACCTTCTTGTTAGCGCTAGGCGGTTTGTTCCTCATCTTCACCCGCATTGCATCTTGGCGCATTGTTGCTGGTGTATTGGTTGGTATGGTGATTAGCAGCTTGCTATTGAACATGGTTGGCTCCGACAGCAACATGATGTTCCAATTACCTCCTCATTGGCACTTGGTACTTGGTGGCTTTGCATTAGGTATGTTCTTTATGGCAACCGACCCAGTATCAGCTTCATTTACTAACAAAGGTAAATGGTGGTACGGCGGCTTAATTGGTGTGATGGTGGTGTTAATTCGCGTAGTTAACCCGGCATTCCCAGAAGGCATGATGTTGGCAATTTTGTTCGCTAATTTGTTTGCTCCAATTTTTGACTACTTTGTAGTTCAAGCCAATATCAAACGGAGGCTTGCTCGCGATGGCCAGTAA
- a CDS encoding NADH:ubiquinone reductase (Na(+)-transporting) subunit D yields the protein MADAKETKKVLFGPVFANNPIALQVLGVCSALAVTSKLETAFVMTLAVIVVTAFSNLFISMIRNHIPSSVRIIVQMAIIASLVIVVDQVLKAVVYDISKQLSVFVGLIITNCIVMGRAEAFAMKEPPFKSFLDGIGNGLGYGAILMSVGAVRELFGSGSLFGIEIMPLINNGGWYQPNGLLLLPASAFFIIGLLIWALRTAYPEQVEPKE from the coding sequence ATGGCTGATGCTAAGGAAACCAAAAAGGTTCTATTTGGGCCTGTTTTTGCAAACAATCCTATCGCGCTGCAAGTGCTTGGTGTTTGTTCTGCATTAGCGGTAACCAGTAAGTTAGAAACTGCGTTTGTAATGACCCTAGCCGTAATTGTTGTTACCGCATTCTCTAACTTGTTCATATCTATGATTCGTAATCACATTCCTAGCAGTGTGCGAATCATCGTTCAAATGGCGATTATTGCTTCATTGGTAATTGTGGTAGACCAAGTGCTTAAGGCAGTGGTTTACGACATTTCTAAGCAGCTCTCGGTATTTGTTGGTTTGATTATTACCAACTGTATTGTAATGGGCCGTGCTGAAGCCTTCGCAATGAAAGAGCCACCGTTTAAATCCTTCTTAGATGGTATTGGTAACGGTTTGGGCTATGGTGCAATTTTGATGTCGGTAGGTGCGGTTCGTGAACTATTTGGTTCAGGCTCACTATTTGGTATTGAGATTATGCCGCTAATTAACAATGGCGGTTGGTATCAACCAAATGGTCTGTTGTTATTGCCTGCTTCGGCGTTCTTCATTATTGGTTTGTTGATTTGGGCTTTGCGCACCGCATACCCAGAGCAAGTAGAGCCGAAGGAGTAA